The Mycobacterium sp. EPa45 genomic interval AACTCCGCAACCGTCGCGTCGCTGCGGATGTCACCGGACTGCACCTCAACGTCACCGCTGCTCGCCAGGCGGTCGATGACCGGCAGGCCGGCGGCGTCGGGCCCGACCAGCAGTCGCACCTGGTGTCCGGCGCCGAGCAGGCCGCGGACGCAGTGCGCTCCGACGTAGCCGGTTCCGCCGGTGACCGCGACAAGCATGACGTTCTCCTCAGATCCGGGCGGGCGCCGGCGTGCTATATTTCGGTACCAATGGTATCGCATCTACCGGGCGCGCCAATGCGGCCTTCGACAGCGTTCACATCCATGACGCTGGGCCCGCTCACGCTCAAGAATCGCTTCATCAAGGCTGCGACCTTTGAGGGCCGAATGCCGCGCGGGGAAGTCACGCAGGAACTGATCGATTTTCATGTCGAGGTGGCTCGCGGCGGAGCAGCGATGACCACCGTGGCCTACTGCGCGGTGTCGCCGGGCGGTCGGGTGCATCGCAACACCATGGTGCTCGACCAGCGGCGCGCTGCGGCGCTGCGTCCGTTGACTGATGCGGTGCACGGCCACGGCGCGCTGGTGTGCGCCCAGATCGGACATGCGGGTTTGGTGGCCAACACCCTGTCCAACCGCGCGAAGACCTTGGCGCCGTCGACACGGTTCAGCGCGCCGGCCATGGGTCTGGTGCGCGGTGCGACCGTCGAGCAACTCGACCAGGTGATCGATGATTTCGGCGCGGCGGCCCGCAACGCCGTCGAGGCCGGATTCGACGCTGTCGAATTGCATTTGGGCCACGGATATCTCTTGAGTTCGTTCTTCAGCCCCAACCTCAACAAGCGGACCGATCGCTTCGGTGGCGACACGGTGCGACGTGCCGAACTGGCGCGCCGGGTGGCCGAGCGGGTACGCGCCGAAGTCGGCGACCGCATCGCAGTGACGGCCAAGTTCAACATGGACGACGGCGTTCGGGGCGGCTTCTGGCTCACCGAAAGCCTGCCGACGGCGCAGTTGCTCGAGTCGGACGGGCACCTCGATGCGCTCGAATTGACCGGGGGCAGT includes:
- a CDS encoding NADH:flavin oxidoreductase; amino-acid sequence: MRPSTAFTSMTLGPLTLKNRFIKAATFEGRMPRGEVTQELIDFHVEVARGGAAMTTVAYCAVSPGGRVHRNTMVLDQRRAAALRPLTDAVHGHGALVCAQIGHAGLVANTLSNRAKTLAPSTRFSAPAMGLVRGATVEQLDQVIDDFGAAARNAVEAGFDAVELHLGHGYLLSSFFSPNLNKRTDRFGGDTVRRAELARRVAERVRAEVGDRIAVTAKFNMDDGVRGGFWLTESLPTAQLLESDGHLDALELTGGSSLLNPMYYFRGDVPMAEFIASQPALVGLGLRVIGNRMFRTYPFEEAFFLPQARQFRAALTMPLILLGGVNTMDTVDAALDEGFEFVAMARALLRDPLLITKFRDGSTREGLCVHCTKCMATVYDGTRCVLRAPGDQ